One Candidatus Eisenbacteria bacterium genomic window carries:
- the dnaN gene encoding DNA polymerase III subunit beta — translation MKLTVRQENLLESLQDVVSVVPSKSTLPILSTVLMEVKDGKLTLTATDLDISIRAALVEGLQVETEGRICVPARKFTELVKELGPSDVTLMLAKNVLKITSGGTYKIVTADPTDFPEIPKLEDATTLEIESGKLEKLIRRTSYAVASDETRPELTGVYTQIFPEEIRMVATNGHRLAQASIKGDFKEKLSYLLPTKALQQLLRIMNDSSKAVRITGSKSYAAFEINGKTLITRLLEGPFPRYEQVIPKDNSYVVSAPLHAFRAALRRALVLADPVTRPVKLQVEKGRLKIIVETQNVGESDEEIDVNYDGVDLKIGFNGVYLLDLLKTVESERVNIALESSTTAGVFTPDEESPEEPILCLVMPLRLTDE, via the coding sequence ATGAAACTCACCGTCAGACAGGAAAACCTTCTGGAGAGTCTTCAGGATGTGGTGTCGGTGGTGCCGTCAAAATCCACGCTGCCGATTCTCTCCACGGTTTTAATGGAGGTCAAAGACGGTAAGTTGACTCTAACGGCCACCGATTTGGATATTTCCATTCGGGCGGCGCTCGTGGAGGGGCTTCAGGTTGAGACTGAGGGAAGGATCTGTGTACCGGCTCGGAAGTTCACGGAGCTGGTGAAGGAATTAGGACCTTCAGATGTGACCCTGATGCTCGCAAAGAATGTCTTAAAGATAACATCAGGCGGAACCTACAAGATCGTCACCGCTGATCCAACCGATTTTCCTGAGATACCGAAGCTGGAGGATGCGACGACGCTGGAAATCGAATCCGGCAAACTCGAAAAATTAATTAGACGCACAAGTTACGCCGTTGCCTCGGATGAAACCCGTCCGGAACTTACCGGTGTTTATACGCAGATCTTCCCTGAAGAGATTAGAATGGTCGCAACGAATGGTCATCGCCTTGCCCAAGCGTCGATCAAAGGTGACTTTAAAGAAAAGTTAAGTTATCTCCTTCCAACGAAAGCTCTGCAGCAGCTCCTTCGAATCATGAATGATTCAAGTAAGGCTGTACGCATAACGGGATCAAAATCCTACGCCGCGTTTGAGATTAACGGGAAAACCCTCATCACCCGTCTGCTGGAAGGGCCCTTTCCGCGATATGAACAGGTCATTCCAAAGGACAACTCCTATGTTGTGAGTGCGCCGCTCCACGCTTTCAGAGCCGCGCTTCGCCGCGCTCTTGTCCTGGCTGATCCGGTCACGCGCCCGGTCAAGCTTCAGGTCGAAAAGGGCAGACTGAAGATTATTGTTGAAACCCAAAATGTCGGCGAGAGCGATGAGGAGATCGACGTTAACTATGACGGTGTGGATCTGAAAATCGGGTTCAACGGCGTCTATTTACTCGATCTTTTAAAAACAGTGGAAAGCGAAAGGGTAAACATAGCACTCGAGTCATCTACAACCGCGGGTGTTTTTACACCGGATGAAGAGTCGCCGGAAGAACCAATTCTATGTCTCGTCATGCCGCTTCGGTTGACGGATGAATAG